The genomic interval TCGATGGGGCCCGACCGGGGCACGCACACGTCCACGTCGGCGCTGTAGCCGAAGCTCGCGCCCACGTTCTGCGCGCAGCGCAGCGTGCCCGAGCAGTCGCGGTCGGTGTCACAGTCGCCAATGCCCGCGCCGCAGCGGCACATGGTGGCCTTCTCGTCGCAGCGGTCCCACAGGTTGGAGGAGCAGGTCAGCCCGCGGATCCAGCTGTAGTAGGGCTGCACCGCGATGGCCTTGCCCGCCCAGCCGTGCCCCAGCGTGGGCGAGTTGCTGGAGTGCACCGCGTACAGCAGCGTGCCCGACGTGTTGGTGATGGCACCGCCCGAGTCACCGCCGCAGGTGACGGGGTCGTCCCACTGCAGGATGCGGCCGCTGTCCACGTAGCGGTCGAAGCGCGTGATGTCGAAGTTGAGCGAACCACCGCCGCTGTTGCACCCGCTGCCCGTGAAGCCGTAGCCCGCCACGAGCACGTCCTGCGAGGTGCTGGGCTTGGTCGTCGCGACCACCATGGGTGTGATGTATGAGGGCGCGTCGCTGACGAGCGCGACGACGGCCAGATCGTTCTCCAACTCCTGGTCCGTCCACGACGGGTTGTAGTCCGGGTGCCACGTGGCCGAGCCCGCGATGTCGGGGGGCTGCACGCCCGTGCTGGGGTTGGGGCGGAAGCTCACGCTCACCGCGGGGTTGCAGATGTTGCCGCCCGCGAGGTTCTCCGTGCACACGCAGTGCGCGGCGGTGAGCACGCGGTCGTAGGCGATGAGCGTGCCGGAGCACACGCCGCGCCAGGTGATGACCTTCACCAGCGGGAGCAAGAAGCTGGGCGAGGGAGCCGTCGGGTCCTGGATGGCTGCGGTCGCGGCGCCCACGCCACCGTCTGCGAACGAGGCGTCCCCATTCGGGTCCTGCCCGGCGTGGGGGTCGAGGTCCACCTCGCCGACGCAGCCGACGAGCGCGAGCAGGAGCAGGGGGCCTGCGCGGCGCGCGAGGCGCGAGGCGCGCGTGGACGGGACGGTGCGAGCAGGCCGCGGGGCCCGCGCAGGCGAGAGGACGTGAGGCTTCATGAGTGTCGCTTCCTTCGTGATGGCCGGCCCCGGGGCCAGCGGAACACGAGGTAGGTGGCCGGACGACATCGCCTCCGTGTTGCCTACGTCACTTTTCGGGCCGTTTGTGAGCTCGAGCGCTCCCCGGGCGACCCCCCAGGGAATCTTCAGACGCCGCTCGAACAGGGCCGGCGGATGGGCGGCATGAGCACCGACGGGGAGCGGCCGCCGCTGACTAGCGCACGTGCCGCGCGACGAGCTTCAAGGGCCGGGTCATCGCGAGGGTGAGCCCCCACAGGACGCGCTCGCCTTGCAGGCGGATGGCTGGCACGGGCATGTGGCGCTTGCCGACGCGCTGTCGGGCGAGGCCCCAGCGGCCTATGACCGTGCGCAGCCGGACGGCGAAGGCCTCGGCGACTTCGCGCTCCTCGAACGCGAGCGCGTCGAGGTCGGGGGCGCGGTCCAGGCCGAACACGACGGGCACCACGCGCATGGGGCGCCTCCGTCGCGGGTGCAGCGTCCAGCGGGGCGGCAAGGTCGCGATGGCGTCGCCCAGCTGGAGCCCCACTTCTTCCAATGCCTCGCGGCGCGCGATGTCCGCGGCGGACTCGGCCGCGTGCGAGGCCATGCCGCCGGGGAGCGCGATGTGACCAGACCAGCGATCGCCTCGACGACGGCGACGCTCGATGAGGAGCGTGCATGGCTGCCCGTCCGCGTCTGGGAACAGCACGAGCGCGACGGCGGCCACGGCGGGGCGCTCCGCGAGGGTGGGCGGGTAGCGACGCGCGAGCGTCCCGAGGATGGTGGCGAGGTCCCCCGACACGCGCCGCCCGCTCAGAGTCCGAAGTAGAGGTTGGTGCCGAACACGAACTCGTAGTCCGGGAGGCCCGGGCGCTGCTGGTCGACGAAGAACGAGAACGCGCCCGTGAACTCGGCGCCGTGCCCGCGGCGCCCGCGGATGGTGGCGCCGCCGAAGCCGCCCACCGCGACCACCAGGTCGTCCAGGTCGACGATGGTGAAGCTGGCGCGCGGCCCGAAGAAGCCGTTGCGCCCCACGTTGATGCCGAACGCGAGCGGGATGTCGAGGTGCAGGTAGGCGTCGTCGCCCGTGCCGTCGTCTCGCCCCGTGTCGAAGAAGATCTCGAGCTCCACGCCGGTCTCGATGCGCACCTTGTCGTCGATGCGGATGTTGATGGGCAGGCCGAACGCGGTGCCCAGGTTCTCGTCCCGCCCGGTGGGGATGGCGAGCGTCGCCTGCAGGCCCATCTCGAACGCCGCGGTGGAGACGAAGGCCCAGCGCAGGTAGGGCGTGACGTGCCCAAAGCGGTCGCCGCCGCTGCGCACCGGGAAAGCCAGCACGCCCACCTCGAGCGTGCGCAGGATGCCGTAGCCGAAGCCGGACCCGAACTGCACGTGCGTGTCGCGGTCGTCCGGGAGGTCGGTGTCCACCTGCACGCGCAGCCCGTAGCCCGAGCCCAGCGGACCGAGGATGGTGCCCGAGTCGTTGATGCCGTGCTCGTACGGTCCGAGATCGATGCGCAGCGTGTGCGGGTTGAGGGTCATGCCGCGGCCCGCGTAGGTGCGCGCCATGCCGTTGCGTTGCGCGTGGGCGGCGGAGGGCGCTGCGTGCAGGACGGTCAACAGCGCGGCCGCTGCGAGGAGCGAGGACCGCGAAGGGCTGAGATAAAGCGTGCGATTCATGACGTGCTCCTTGGCCGACGAGGCGCGGGGTGGGACCGATGGGTCGGTCCCGTCGGAGCTTAGCGGGGTGCGCGCGTGGGGTGCCAACCAACGCGCGACGTGCGCCGTGGGCCAGCGCTCAGAAGCGCCCCATGAGCCCCACCACGGCGCCGCCGCGCATGGGCGCGAGCGAGGGCCCGAACTGGCGCTCGCGCTGACGCGTGCGAGCGCGGTGCGACAGGTGGTAGGCCACGAGCGCGCCCGCCACCTGAAGGACCGGATAGCCGATCATGGCGGCCACGAACGCGGCATCGGTGTCGACCACGGCCATGCCGGCGAGGAAGGCCCAGCCGAGACCAGTGCCCAGCGAGGCCCCAATCAGGGTCATGTCGTAGCGCCCGTGGCCGCCCGCGAGGCTGCCTCCGAGCGTGACGCCGCCCGCGATGGCGGCCGGGAACATGGCCGTCCCCAACGTGAACGACATGCCGACGATGCGCGCGCTGCAGGAGAGCGTGTCGTTCAGGACGTCGCCGAGGGTCACGCCGTCTTGAGGACAGCCGTTGGCGATGCCCTTGCCGATACCGTAGGTGAGCAACACCGAGCCGCCTGCAGCGCCGAGGCCGCCCACAAGCGCCGCGCCCACGGGAGTGCGTCGCGACCAACGCTCGGTCGAGGCCGCGGCCGTGCGCGTGTCGAGCGAGCTGGCGCGCTCGGCTTCGGGCTCCTGCGGCTGGGCGCGGACGGAGCGGGGCACCGCGATCGCCCCCACGGCGATCACGAGGGTGAGGAAGAGCTTCATGGTGTCTCTCAGGGCTGCGCTACCGTGCGCGTGGGGCTACGTCTTCGGGAGCGCGCCATCGAGCCCCAGGACCTCCCACGCCTTGTCCATCGCGTAGGTCATCCCGTACAAGCGGTCGCCCTCGCCGCGCAGCCGATAGGCGCTGGTGGTCACGGTGCCCACCTTCTTGGGCTTCTTGCCCGCGGGCAGCGCAAACAACGTCACCTCGCGACCGGAGCTGATGGCCACCGCCTGTCGGTCGGGAATGGCGGCGAGGCCGCAGACCTTCGCAGCGCCCACCACGTGCTCCACCTCGAAGCGGTCGCCCGTGCGGCGTAGCGTGGCCAGCTTGTTCGCGGTGACACACACCAGGTGATCGCGGTCGAACTCCGCCACCTGCACGATGGGCTTGCCCGCGACGTCCTCACACACCACCGAGCTCGTGTGGGTGGTGCGGTCGAGCTCGATCAGCACCTTGCCGTCGCACAGCCACGCGACCGCCCCATCGCGGGAGAAGGTGGCCGTCTTCACGAGCTCCTTGTAGCCATTCTCGCGCGCCCAGCCATACGCGGACGCTTCCGGCCACGTGGGCTCCGGCAGCGTGGCGACGTCGATGGGCACCGCCTCGAGCGGTCTCACGCTGGCTTCTCCCTCGGTCTTCTTCTTGCTCTTGGCGCGCGCCTGCGCCGCCAGCTTCGCCTCGAGCAGCGGCTGCAGCCCGACGACCTCGAACCCGTTGCCCTCGGGTGTGGAGACGTAGAGGCGGCCGTCACGGAAGAACGGCTTGGCCACGCGCTCGCTGAACGAGACAAGGGGGATCAGCTCGCCGTCGCCGATGCCCAAGAGCACCAGCCGCTCTTGGGCGTCGGTCCCGACCGCAAGGAGGCGACCGTGCGCGCGAAGCACCTGCGCGCCGGAGACACGCCGACTCTTGCCGCTGCGCCAGCCGGTCGCCTCTCGCACGCCGAGCATGATCTCCTTGTCCAAGAGCACCAGCACGCCTGGCTCGGGGTGCAGCACCTGCCGGGGCGCCCAGCTCGGGTTCTCCCACCGCGACAGCTCGCCGTCCGCGCCGAGGACCACCACCGCCGTGGGGGACGTGGCCGCCGCTGAGCGACCGTCTGCGGAGACGGCCAGGGTGGCGAAGAAAGCGCGCGTCTGACCGACGGCCGCAAGCGCTTCTTGTCCCACCGTCACCACGGCCCCCGCGTCATCGACGTACGCCATGTCGTGTCGCTCGACCTGCCGGCCGGTGGGCGCCGTCCTGGGCAGGAGCGCGAAGCGGCCCACGGCGAGGGCGTGTTCGCCAAAGTCGGCAGCGGGCGGCGGGCTGGAAGGCGGTTCGGGTAGCGTGCAGGGCACCAGGGAGGGCCCCGCGGGGGCCGCGGCGGACCCGGTCTCGGCGGGCTCGGTCTCGGCGGGCTCGGTCTCACCGCTGTGGGAATTCGCGGGCGGGGACTTGGCGGGCTTGGGCTTGGCCGGCGTGGACTTGGCGGCCTTCTGGCGCGCCTTCTCGGCCTTCTCGCGGAGGGGCCCGGCCCACGCTTCGACCACTTCGTCCAGCCCGTCGAGAGCGTAGTAGCTGGCGGCGTCGTTCGCGTAGAACAGCACGCGGCCGTCCACCTCCACGGGCGACGAGAGCTTGGACTTGAAGCCCGCGACTTTGCGCAGCTTGCCTTCCGCAAACGCATAGACGCGCGGGTTGGCACCGTACTCGGCTGTGATGAGCACGGTGTCGTCGCGATGCACCGACACCGTATCGCCCTTCCCCTTGGCGCTGGCGACGACGGTGGGCACCTCGGTGGAGGGGTCGAGCACCAAGAGCTCGCTGGCCCCTCGCACCACCCACAGGTCGCCGAGGTAGGCGAGCCCCTGAACCTTGTCTTCCACGACGAAGCGGGGGGTGGCCACGCCGGTCGCGAGGTCCACCGCATGCAGGTGGTTACCACAGGCGGTCAGCGCTTGGTCGCCGTCGCGGTGAACCGCGATGTAGTGCCCGGCGCGGTGGCCGTCGGGGAACACCACCGGTCGCACCCCGCCCGAGTCATCCAGAAACGCAAAGCCATCCGTGTATCCGTTGGTCGTGTGCCGCGCGATCGGTCGCGGCGTGGCGAAGAGCGGGTGGTAGCCGTCAGCCAAGGACTTGCGTCCGTTGCGCTCCACCCACGTGGGCTTGGGCGCCCCGAACGCTTCTTCGAGCTCCGCCGGGACAGTCGGCCGGACGACCTCGCCCTCGAACGGCACGAGCTGAACGTCGCTGCCCGCGTTGACCTTCTCGATGCGGGTGCGCTGCACCTCACTGCGGGCGGTCAAGCGGGCGGCCTCGAACGCCGCGTGGGGAGCGCCCACGGGGAGCGCGGGGTCCACGGCGCGCACCCCTGCAGGCGGGTCATACGCGGGGCCCTGGTCGGGCTTGGGCTGCACCGCCACCGTCCAGCGGTCCCACCCCGACGTGCCTTCTTCGCGCATCCCCCAGAAGACCACCTCGGCGACGGGGCACACGCGATGCGCCGCGAGCAAGAAGTCGGTCACCTTCGAGAACGTGGCGCGTGCTGCGCTCGACCAACGCTCGCCGACGGTGAAGCGAGCGAAGCGCTGAGACCATAGCCAGGGACGCGTCGACGGACGGGCCGGGCCGCTCGCTAGCAGGGACTCGTACACCTCGGCTAGCCGCGCGCGTTCGCCCTCGCTCGGCTCCCGGCGGAACTGCACCTCGTAGATGTGCCCCTCGTTGGCTCCCTCGTGCCAGTCAGCTGGCGAGCGGCCGTAGTAGCGAAACGGATAGGACACAGGACCCCCTGGAGTAGACCCACTTCAATCAACGCAGACACCTCACCGTCGGCGCTGCCAGAGGCTCTCAAATTCAGTGGGCCGGGGCTAGCCCGGCTCGACCCTAACGCCGGGGTCGCTGCTTCATCCCGGCGCGGCCCTTGGACTTGCCTGGCTTCGCGTCGCCCCCACCCGCACCGCCGCCTCCACGCGCGTCGCGGCGCTCTTCCTTGCGCTGCTCGTGCTCCAGCGCCTTGAGCTTGTCGCGCAGCTGGGCGGCGCGCTCGAACTCCAGGGCCTCGGCGGCCAGCATCATCTCGCTGCGCAGCTCCTCCACGCGGTCTTCGAGGCTCTGTGCGGCGTCGTCCGCCTCCTCGCGCTTGAGCACGGGGATGACCACGTAGTCGCTCTCGCCGCTGGACGCGTCCAGCTCGTGGATGCCGCGGCGCGTGGACTGCGGCGTGATGCCGTGCTCCTCGTTGTACGCCGCCTGCAGCGCGCGCCGGCGGGCCGTCTCGTCGATGGCGTACTGCATGCTCTCGGTCACCGCGTCCGCGTACATGATGGCCTGCCCGCGCACGTTGCGTGCCGCGCGGCCGATGGTCTGGATGAGCGAGCGCTTGCTGCGCAGGAAGCCCTGCTTGTCCGCGTCCAGGATGGCCACCAGGCTCACCTCGGGCAGGTCGAGGCCCTCGCGCAGCAGGTTGATGCCCACCAGCACGTCGAAGTCGCCGCGCCGCAGGTCGCGCAGGATCTCGACGCGCTCGAGCGTGTCCACGTCCGAGTGCAGGTAGCGCACGTTCACGCCCAGCTCGGCGTAGTACTCGGTCAGGTCCTCGGCCATGCGCTTGGTGAGCGTGGTGACCAGCACGCGCTCGTCGCGCTCCACGCGCAGGCGGATCTCGCCCAAGAGGTCGTCTATTTGGTTGCCCACCGGCCGCACCAGCACCTCCGGGTCCAAGAGGCCCGTGGGGCGGATGACCTGCTCCACGAACACGCCCTGCGACTGCTCCAGCTCCCAGTCGCCGGGGGTGGCGCTCACGTGCAGCACCTGCGTCACGCGCTCCTCCCACTCCTCGAAGCGCAGCGGCCGGTTGTCGAGCGCGCTGGGCAGGCGGAAGCCGTGCGCCACCAGGGTCTCTTTGCGCGCGCGGTCACCGCGGTACATCGCGCCGATCTGCGGGACCGTCACGTGGCTCTCGTCCAGCACCACCAGGTAGTCGCTGGGGAAGTAGTCCAGCAGCGTGGGCGGCGCCTGCCCAGCCTCGCGGTTGCTCAGGTGGCGGCTGTAGTTCTCGATGCCGTGACAGAAGCCCATCTGCTCCAGCAGCTCGAGGTCGTACATGGTGCGCTGCTCCAGGCGCTGCCGCTCCAGCAACTTGCCCTCGGCCTCCAGGCGCGGGAGCGTCTCGCGCAGCTCGGCGCGGATGCTCTCGATGGCCTTCTTGCGCTGCTCCTCGGGCGTCACGTAGTGGCTGCCGGGGAAGATGGCCGCGGTCTTCAGCTCGCGCAGCACCTTGCCGCGCAGCGGGTCCACCTCGGCGATGCGCTCCACCTCGTCGCCCCAGTACTCGATGCGCAGGGCCACGTCCTCGGCGTGCACCGGGAACACCTCCACCACGTCGCCGCGCACCCGGAACGTGCCACGATGGAAGTCGATGTCGTTGCGCTGGTACTGGATGTCCACCAGCCGCCGCAGCAGCTCGTCGCGCCGCAGCTCCTCACCCACGCTCAGCTCCACCAGCATGCCGCGGTACCACTCGGCCGACCCGATGCCGTAGATGCACGACACGCTGGCCACGATGATGACGTCCCGCCGCGACAGCAGCGCCCGCGTGGCCGAGTGCCGCATCCGGTCGATGCGGTCGTTCACGATGGCGTCCTTCTCGATGTACGTGTCCGACGCCGGGATGTACGCCTCGGGCTGGTAGTAGTCGTAGTAGCTGACGAAGAACTCCACCGCGTTGTCGGGGAACAGCTCCCGCATCTCGCTGTACAGCTGCGCCGCCAGCGTCTTGTTGGGCGCCATGATGAGCGTCGGCCGGTTCACCTGCTGGATGACGTTCGCCACGCTGAACGTCTTGCCGCTGCCAGTGATCCCCAGCAGCACCTGGTGCGCCTCCCCAGCGTTCAGCCCCGCAACGAGCTCGGCGATGGCCTGCGGCTGATCCCCGCGCGGCTGCATGGTGGACACGAGAGCAAAGTCGGACATACGCGGGCAGCGTAGCAGGCGGGCGTGTCAGGGGCTGTCAGGAGGGTGACCGCAGTCTGACGGGGCACCATCTTCTCGGCATCCCAGTTCGCGATGGGGACGAAATTATTCCCGCACCGCTCCGACGTTCTTCGCTACGATTTACAAATGTTCACGCATGGGGACCTCTTTCGCGCGTTTGGCCGTGCGAAGCAGCACATGGGGCTACTGCCGGGGAACCGCATCCCGTTTGCCAACTACGAAGCACATCTTGACCAGCGGCTGAGTGTGTTGCGGAAAAGGGCGCAACGCTCACAGTGGTTCGATGAGATCACGCCGATGGTGTCTGCCTGGCCAAAGACAGTATCTCCGACGTCCGACGGAACCATCCGGATTGGCACTCCCACGACCGAGCTTCCATCTGCGGCACATATCCGTCTAGTACTCGGTACCGACCCAGCATTGAGTACCATGGAGTGCCTGTGGCTTGAACGGTTCGGTCCGGCGCTTGAGTCAACTCTCTCTGACTCCTGCATGGGCTGAACCAACCCCTCATATTGGCTACAGCTAACGACATGTCAGAGGACTCCGAAGAGGTCCGCGAAGAACTTCTGTTCGCGTAGGAGCTCATCGAACTTGTTGAGCAGGATGTGACGTCGATGAGCGGGGGCATTCGGAAGGAGCGCGAACCATACGCATCCCTGACGAAAAAGAGAGTGAGTGCGCGTGGTGACGGTATTTGCCTTGAGCACCCTGTCGAGACCGGTGGCTTCGCTGGCGGCGCCGAGGACTGTGAGGAGCGCCTGGGCGAGCGCAGCCAGTAGAATCTGAAGTCTTGACACCCCCCGGTTGACCGGCTG from Sandaracinaceae bacterium carries:
- a CDS encoding trypsin-like serine protease, which gives rise to MKPHVLSPARAPRPARTVPSTRASRLARRAGPLLLLALVGCVGEVDLDPHAGQDPNGDASFADGGVGAATAAIQDPTAPSPSFLLPLVKVITWRGVCSGTLIAYDRVLTAAHCVCTENLAGGNICNPAVSVSFRPNPSTGVQPPDIAGSATWHPDYNPSWTDQELENDLAVVALVSDAPSYITPMVVATTKPSTSQDVLVAGYGFTGSGCNSGGGSLNFDITRFDRYVDSGRILQWDDPVTCGGDSGGAITNTSGTLLYAVHSSNSPTLGHGWAGKAIAVQPYYSWIRGLTCSSNLWDRCDEKATMCRCGAGIGDCDTDRDCSGTLRCAQNVGASFGYSADVDVCVPRSGPIEGTCECAELNLRCIAGQNQCSAGYQPRCNPLRETSTTECGGCTCR
- a CDS encoding NUDIX domain-containing protein; translated protein: MSGDLATILGTLARRYPPTLAERPAVAAVALVLFPDADGQPCTLLIERRRRRGDRWSGHIALPGGMASHAAESAADIARREALEEVGLQLGDAIATLPPRWTLHPRRRRPMRVVPVVFGLDRAPDLDALAFEEREVAEAFAVRLRTVIGRWGLARQRVGKRHMPVPAIRLQGERVLWGLTLAMTRPLKLVARHVR
- the uvrB gene encoding excinuclease ABC subunit UvrB, which encodes MSDFALVSTMQPRGDQPQAIAELVAGLNAGEAHQVLLGITGSGKTFSVANVIQQVNRPTLIMAPNKTLAAQLYSEMRELFPDNAVEFFVSYYDYYQPEAYIPASDTYIEKDAIVNDRIDRMRHSATRALLSRRDVIIVASVSCIYGIGSAEWYRGMLVELSVGEELRRDELLRRLVDIQYQRNDIDFHRGTFRVRGDVVEVFPVHAEDVALRIEYWGDEVERIAEVDPLRGKVLRELKTAAIFPGSHYVTPEEQRKKAIESIRAELRETLPRLEAEGKLLERQRLEQRTMYDLELLEQMGFCHGIENYSRHLSNREAGQAPPTLLDYFPSDYLVVLDESHVTVPQIGAMYRGDRARKETLVAHGFRLPSALDNRPLRFEEWEERVTQVLHVSATPGDWELEQSQGVFVEQVIRPTGLLDPEVLVRPVGNQIDDLLGEIRLRVERDERVLVTTLTKRMAEDLTEYYAELGVNVRYLHSDVDTLERVEILRDLRRGDFDVLVGINLLREGLDLPEVSLVAILDADKQGFLRSKRSLIQTIGRAARNVRGQAIMYADAVTESMQYAIDETARRRALQAAYNEEHGITPQSTRRGIHELDASSGESDYVVIPVLKREEADDAAQSLEDRVEELRSEMMLAAEALEFERAAQLRDKLKALEHEQRKEERRDARGGGGAGGGDAKPGKSKGRAGMKQRPRR